From Verrucomicrobia bacterium S94, the proteins below share one genomic window:
- a CDS encoding TetR/AcrR family transcriptional regulator, with protein sequence MCGSYFYTFFLALLDDRSNMQRIMSEKPTRERILEAAEELMLERSFHAVGLKQLLEAVQVPKGSFYHYFESKEQFGIEMMKHYMAEASAHKRSFMLNRKREPDALKRLFNYLEGSIAFMEKNPGKFPCLAIKLGNEISEISEGMREELIKGFNDWISIYREVLDDAVNAGQLPADFDTAAEAALIQDHWAGAAQRAVIFRSPEPVRHTVDQIKARIKKHMN encoded by the coding sequence ATGTGCGGAAGTTATTTCTACACATTTTTTCTTGCCTTACTAGACGACCGGTCTAATATGCAACGCATCATGAGTGAAAAACCTACCAGAGAACGGATTCTTGAAGCAGCAGAGGAGCTGATGCTGGAGCGGAGTTTTCACGCAGTCGGCCTGAAGCAGCTGCTGGAGGCGGTGCAGGTGCCGAAGGGATCGTTCTATCACTATTTTGAGTCGAAGGAACAGTTCGGTATTGAAATGATGAAGCATTATATGGCCGAGGCCAGCGCACATAAGCGGTCTTTCATGCTGAACCGGAAACGGGAGCCGGATGCCTTGAAGCGGCTCTTCAACTATCTGGAGGGCAGTATTGCTTTCATGGAGAAAAATCCGGGGAAATTTCCCTGTCTGGCAATCAAGCTCGGCAATGAAATTTCGGAAATCAGCGAGGGCATGCGTGAGGAATTGATCAAGGGCTTTAATGACTGGATCAGCATCTATCGCGAGGTGCTCGACGATGCCGTTAACGCCGGTCAGCTTCCGGCGGATTTTGATACGGCCGCGGAAGCCGCACTGATCCAGGACCACTGGGCGGGTGCCGCACAGCGGGCGGTCATCTTCCGGAGCCCGGAGCCGGTGCGCCATACCGTTGACCAGATTAAAGCCCGCATTAAAAAACACATGAATTAA
- a CDS encoding TIGR02584 family CRISPR-associated protein, whose protein sequence is MQMENNKVVLIGVVGMSPAVLTETVWALSRENPPVVPDEVVAITTSQGREQIVQQLFGHDSVWDSLRDALGESAAEKLRFDIEKSIRMIHGFADIASPEENEQCADFLLQQLRPYAEEEKTQIIASIAGGRKTMSALMLSCMNLLGREQDRVCHVLVNEPFEKRLKPAFYFPQPGVIHEYEDQRTQEVKKYASEDAVIALSDIPFVCVSKWQNLKYAPSSYSALVRWINTGEFDFPHIWINPHSRMLGIRESEDSETLGKLTFGLLYFWLGWMKQSPAIEGWNSFRDYLEKHLQDQPIDELDYEWAGAFEDKYFSDGNFVIDDDILRKRMGDVRKKLEALFRFPQLAKTLVPDLQKQEVFSFPLSNIEWKN, encoded by the coding sequence ATGCAGATGGAAAATAACAAGGTGGTTCTGATCGGCGTGGTTGGGATGTCGCCGGCGGTTTTAACGGAAACAGTATGGGCTTTATCGAGAGAAAATCCTCCGGTGGTTCCTGATGAAGTAGTAGCTATCACTACATCTCAAGGGCGGGAACAGATCGTACAGCAGCTGTTCGGACATGACAGTGTTTGGGATTCACTGCGGGATGCTCTTGGAGAATCGGCTGCTGAAAAACTTCGCTTCGATATCGAGAAATCTATCCGCATGATTCACGGTTTTGCGGATATTGCTTCGCCGGAAGAAAATGAGCAGTGCGCTGATTTTCTGCTGCAGCAGCTTCGACCCTATGCAGAAGAGGAAAAAACACAAATCATTGCCTCGATTGCCGGAGGAAGAAAAACGATGAGCGCACTCATGCTCTCCTGCATGAATCTGCTCGGAAGGGAACAGGATCGGGTATGCCACGTCCTCGTGAATGAACCTTTCGAAAAGAGACTCAAGCCGGCATTCTACTTTCCGCAACCTGGAGTAATCCATGAGTACGAAGATCAACGCACACAGGAAGTGAAAAAATATGCATCAGAAGATGCTGTCATTGCGCTTTCAGACATTCCTTTCGTCTGTGTTTCCAAGTGGCAGAATCTTAAATATGCGCCCAGCTCTTATTCTGCATTGGTTCGTTGGATCAATACGGGTGAATTTGATTTTCCACATATATGGATTAATCCCCATTCCCGAATGCTGGGAATCCGCGAATCGGAGGATTCGGAAACACTCGGGAAACTCACTTTTGGCCTGCTCTATTTTTGGCTTGGTTGGATGAAGCAATCGCCAGCCATTGAAGGCTGGAACAGTTTCCGGGATTATTTGGAAAAACATCTGCAGGACCAGCCGATTGATGAGCTGGATTATGAATGGGCTGGAGCCTTTGAAGATAAATATTTTTCTGATGGTAATTTCGTCATTGACGACGATATTTTGCGCAAACGGATGGGCGATGTCCGCAAAAAGCTGGAAGCCCTTTTCCGCTTCCCTCAACTGGCCAAGACACTCGTTCCTGATCTACAGAAACAGGAAGTCTTCAGCTTTCCGTTAAGCAATATTGAATGGAAAAACTGA
- a CDS encoding DUF1887 family protein encodes MQKYRTQIIIVSGQMIPNVTPVMDDAICPEKVIICASNAMRERARILKTFFTAKQIEAEIFELGDAYAFEELQNRFMELAIQCEGETSLAVNLTGGTKLMTIAAQMVFEKRPCFYVIPEKDQIIMLDAANPALYEIADKIQLRDFFAIHGYTVTGQKRKKKISASTVDLAETLLKQFDRYKTEIGKLNYLAAKAEDAYSLTVKNEISDATCDLLDLFYKQGSISYYDDKKIEFASSEARDFCKGFWLEDYILSELSKADEVIGLQDWAGSIQIESASGTKNEIDAAFLYNNELYVIECKTARMDDKGDDVLYKIDTIRGYAGLYTKPIIATFKELNKYERQRARDLGITLIEGRNLNRFAEHLMKKIHPKGETE; translated from the coding sequence ATGCAAAAGTATCGAACTCAGATTATCATCGTCTCGGGACAGATGATCCCGAATGTAACTCCGGTCATGGATGATGCCATTTGTCCGGAAAAGGTGATTATATGCGCCAGCAACGCCATGCGCGAACGAGCCCGTATCCTGAAAACCTTTTTTACCGCAAAGCAGATAGAAGCCGAAATCTTTGAGCTGGGTGATGCCTATGCGTTTGAGGAATTGCAGAACCGCTTCATGGAACTGGCCATTCAATGCGAAGGGGAAACGTCCCTAGCCGTCAATCTGACGGGAGGAACCAAACTGATGACCATTGCCGCCCAGATGGTTTTTGAAAAGCGTCCGTGCTTTTATGTCATTCCGGAAAAGGATCAGATCATCATGCTGGATGCGGCCAATCCAGCCCTGTACGAGATTGCCGATAAAATACAGCTGCGCGATTTCTTCGCCATTCATGGATACACCGTGACCGGCCAGAAACGGAAAAAGAAAATTTCCGCTTCAACCGTCGATTTAGCGGAAACGCTGCTGAAACAATTCGACCGGTATAAAACAGAGATTGGAAAACTGAACTACCTGGCGGCAAAAGCGGAAGACGCCTATTCCTTGACGGTGAAAAATGAAATTTCAGACGCCACCTGCGACCTCCTGGATCTTTTCTATAAGCAGGGCAGTATTTCTTATTACGACGATAAAAAAATCGAGTTTGCCTCCAGCGAAGCGCGCGATTTCTGCAAAGGCTTCTGGCTCGAGGACTACATCCTGAGCGAACTGTCCAAAGCGGATGAGGTCATCGGGCTGCAGGACTGGGCCGGATCGATTCAAATTGAAAGTGCCTCCGGCACCAAAAACGAAATCGATGCCGCCTTCCTCTATAACAACGAGCTTTACGTTATCGAATGCAAAACCGCGCGCATGGACGATAAAGGCGATGATGTGCTCTATAAAATTGATACCATCCGCGGCTATGCCGGGCTCTATACAAAACCGATTATCGCCACCTTCAAAGAACTGAACAAATACGAGCGCCAGCGCGCCCGGGACCTGGGCATCACCCTGATCGAAGGCCGCAATCTCAACCGCTTTGCCGAACATTTAATGAAAAAAATCCATCCGAAAGGAGAAACCGAATGA
- the cas10 gene encoding type III-B CRISPR-associated protein Cas10/Cmr2, producing the protein MSEDYWKKKLMAYLHDPPCKCFDIGAHERIAEGFRNEAGIEPAAYQAFAKICDHTASAADRFPFPSRKCSSKFTGGEDFPFKHPFCNATLKFHVPVETAELAEEQFQKAIGGIPCDLDWKSKFFLYWRRWPEEAAKQDRRLAYLPADTRIPDHTIWNHMGLTSAFQACVNESGDLKPAFLQFQLGPVQEFIAAAKSTRDLAAGSYLLSWLMAHAMKAVADEVGPDAVIFPNLRGQPIFDLLNKSLYDQIRFAGKSGAEESLWQRMYGDGIDGLLRPTLPNRFCALVPAWQAREIAGNAEKAVRNALLEAGEKVWPHVGEGYKVRDRIEWAAFTPTEIDRKRWVNQLETFLQITWTAGPWKERSDRSSKKCNLHEKLAREIIPEADRDRRCYLDQDPEKELNAGFYWQEHIEDSGRQLAGRRNLRDFFQIPEDKKQAGSKKDRLTGREEEIGETGYGALSILKRMFHKQVLFPQLGCSEQAFWKAAGYEDTRSVAEKNRLSATERQKGKGKSANPYIALLALDGDEMGRWMSGEKAQRFVDNLAGKAPGYFMGLPGFDPKLKRALTPAYHQQFSEALSNVALHMAAPVVEGFGGQLIYAGGDDVLAMLPATEALECAWALRCCFRGETLPDHLQNCVKLNSRGDGFVDAGLGYPLMAPGLEADVSCGIAIGHCNHPLQALVREAQKAEKRAKNRYERAAFALSLVKRSGETLHWGGKWTSNALPLYLAFEQFSEDEKLSGRFPYALAELLKPYRLDAEEKSPKSFRDVVWSEFCHVLYQQSDGRLSPRDLPLADGYLDHCVESNRWADFPNLFLAAAFINRPRGEE; encoded by the coding sequence ATGAGTGAGGATTATTGGAAAAAGAAATTGATGGCTTACCTGCACGATCCGCCGTGCAAATGTTTTGACATTGGGGCGCATGAACGAATTGCGGAAGGGTTCCGCAATGAAGCGGGAATTGAGCCGGCAGCTTATCAGGCGTTTGCTAAAATCTGCGATCACACGGCTTCTGCGGCTGACCGTTTTCCGTTTCCGTCCCGAAAGTGTTCGTCCAAATTTACCGGCGGCGAAGATTTTCCATTCAAGCATCCGTTTTGTAACGCGACACTGAAATTCCATGTTCCGGTGGAAACGGCGGAACTGGCGGAAGAACAGTTCCAAAAGGCCATCGGTGGGATTCCGTGTGACCTAGACTGGAAATCGAAGTTTTTCCTCTACTGGCGACGCTGGCCGGAGGAAGCCGCGAAGCAAGATCGGCGTTTGGCCTATCTGCCGGCGGATACACGCATTCCAGATCATACTATTTGGAATCACATGGGGCTGACCTCCGCTTTTCAGGCTTGTGTGAATGAAAGCGGGGACTTGAAACCGGCCTTTCTGCAGTTTCAACTGGGGCCGGTGCAGGAGTTTATTGCGGCTGCAAAAAGTACGCGTGATCTGGCGGCAGGCAGTTATCTGCTCTCTTGGCTGATGGCCCACGCCATGAAAGCGGTGGCTGATGAAGTCGGGCCAGATGCCGTGATCTTTCCGAATCTGCGTGGACAGCCAATCTTCGACCTGCTCAACAAGTCGCTTTACGATCAAATCCGGTTTGCTGGGAAATCGGGAGCGGAAGAATCGCTCTGGCAACGAATGTATGGTGACGGGATCGATGGGCTGCTTCGGCCGACGCTGCCGAACCGTTTTTGCGCGCTGGTTCCGGCGTGGCAGGCGAGGGAAATCGCGGGCAACGCGGAAAAGGCTGTCCGGAACGCTTTGCTGGAAGCCGGAGAAAAGGTGTGGCCGCATGTGGGCGAGGGATACAAAGTGCGTGACCGCATCGAGTGGGCGGCGTTTACACCCACTGAAATCGATCGGAAACGCTGGGTGAATCAGTTGGAAACTTTTCTTCAGATTACATGGACGGCAGGACCGTGGAAAGAACGCTCGGATCGATCCAGCAAAAAATGCAACCTCCATGAAAAACTGGCGCGTGAAATCATTCCGGAGGCGGATCGCGACCGCCGGTGTTACCTTGACCAGGATCCAGAAAAAGAACTCAACGCAGGATTTTACTGGCAGGAACATATCGAAGATTCCGGACGACAGTTGGCTGGTCGTCGCAATCTGCGCGACTTCTTTCAGATTCCGGAAGACAAAAAACAAGCCGGTTCTAAAAAGGATCGACTGACAGGGCGCGAGGAGGAGATCGGCGAAACGGGGTATGGTGCGTTGAGCATCCTCAAGCGCATGTTCCATAAACAGGTGCTGTTTCCTCAGCTGGGCTGCTCTGAACAGGCTTTCTGGAAAGCAGCTGGCTATGAAGATACCCGCTCTGTCGCAGAGAAAAACCGGTTGTCGGCCACAGAGCGTCAGAAAGGAAAAGGTAAATCCGCCAATCCGTATATTGCGCTGCTGGCGCTGGACGGCGATGAGATGGGGCGCTGGATGTCAGGTGAAAAAGCACAGCGGTTCGTGGATAATCTGGCAGGCAAGGCTCCCGGCTATTTTATGGGACTGCCCGGTTTCGATCCGAAGCTCAAACGGGCACTTACGCCGGCGTATCATCAGCAGTTTTCCGAGGCGCTTTCCAATGTCGCGCTTCATATGGCGGCTCCGGTTGTGGAAGGGTTCGGAGGACAGCTGATCTATGCCGGTGGTGATGATGTTCTGGCCATGTTGCCAGCTACCGAAGCGTTGGAATGTGCCTGGGCGCTGCGCTGCTGTTTTCGAGGAGAAACACTGCCTGATCATCTGCAGAACTGCGTTAAGCTGAACAGCCGGGGCGATGGCTTCGTAGATGCTGGATTGGGGTATCCGCTGATGGCACCTGGGCTGGAGGCGGATGTCTCCTGCGGAATCGCAATCGGGCATTGTAACCATCCGCTGCAGGCGCTCGTCCGAGAGGCTCAGAAAGCGGAGAAACGGGCAAAAAACCGGTATGAACGCGCAGCGTTCGCACTATCCCTTGTCAAGCGTTCCGGAGAAACCCTGCACTGGGGCGGGAAGTGGACAAGTAATGCTCTGCCGCTTTACCTAGCGTTTGAACAGTTCAGTGAAGACGAAAAGCTGTCTGGTCGTTTCCCGTACGCTTTGGCGGAGTTGCTGAAGCCGTACCGTCTGGATGCCGAAGAGAAGTCGCCGAAATCATTCCGCGATGTGGTGTGGTCGGAATTCTGCCATGTGCTGTATCAGCAGAGCGATGGAAGGCTGTCCCCCCGGGATCTGCCGCTGGCCGATGGTTATCTCGACCATTGCGTTGAGTCGAACCGCTGGGCTGACTTTCCCAATCTGTTTCTGGCCGCAGCCTTTATCAACCGTCCGAGAGGAGAAGAATAA
- the cmr4 gene encoding type III-B CRISPR module RAMP protein Cmr4 → MKKMTMTLFARTPVHVGAGNSVGAVDSPIQRERHTRIPIIPGSSLKGVLADLWNEKDSNGKWVRSPTGKELFGEDEGGKKVDGKEIQAKAGSLLIGEARVLAFPVRSAKGMFAWITCPLVLERFARDRDIQCPDLPALTENQCLSSGSILLENTAVLEEYRIESVGDANAIVELLKSVCSDSVWSSMPERLVVLSNDLFSYFVEQACEVVSRIRINDETGVVAKGALFNQEQVPSETLFYSAIFVDDTKIPDAEDKLKDMLSAGFLQVGGDASTGLGYCSVEVL, encoded by the coding sequence ATGAAAAAAATGACGATGACCCTGTTTGCAAGAACCCCCGTGCATGTCGGCGCGGGCAACTCTGTCGGTGCGGTCGACTCGCCCATCCAGCGCGAACGCCATACCCGCATCCCCATCATCCCCGGCTCCTCCCTCAAAGGGGTGCTCGCCGACCTCTGGAATGAAAAGGACAGCAACGGAAAATGGGTGCGGAGCCCAACCGGCAAAGAGCTGTTCGGCGAGGATGAAGGAGGAAAAAAAGTGGATGGGAAAGAAATACAGGCCAAAGCCGGCAGCCTGCTCATCGGCGAAGCCCGCGTGCTCGCCTTTCCCGTCCGCTCCGCCAAAGGCATGTTTGCCTGGATCACCTGTCCGCTGGTGCTGGAACGATTTGCGCGGGATAGGGACATTCAATGCCCGGATCTGCCTGCGCTGACGGAGAACCAGTGTCTCTCTTCGGGCAGCATCCTGCTCGAAAATACAGCGGTTCTCGAAGAGTATCGTATTGAGTCGGTCGGCGACGCAAATGCCATTGTAGAATTACTCAAATCGGTTTGCTCCGATTCGGTCTGGAGCAGCATGCCGGAACGGCTGGTGGTGCTTTCGAACGACTTGTTCTCCTATTTTGTTGAGCAGGCCTGTGAGGTGGTTTCCCGTATTCGCATCAATGACGAAACGGGCGTAGTTGCCAAGGGTGCGCTCTTTAATCAGGAGCAGGTGCCCAGCGAAACACTTTTCTATAGTGCAATATTTGTGGATGATACAAAAATTCCGGATGCTGAAGATAAGCTGAAGGACATGCTTTCAGCAGGTTTTCTGCAGGTGGGGGGCGATGCGTCAACCGGTTTGGGCTATTGCAGTGTGGAGGTGCTCTAA
- the cmr5 gene encoding type III-B CRISPR module-associated protein Cmr5: MKNLDQIRAKNALYAAKTTRFSGTEGGGIIKKVPTMIRENGLLGALAFACEKKKDGTYKNGDFHKVFEQILVHLQDERIGALKKVGAHADDLLEHAVLISSAQLRVITDEAMAYLAFLRRFASDENGESDE; the protein is encoded by the coding sequence ATGAAAAATCTGGATCAGATCCGCGCGAAAAACGCACTCTATGCTGCGAAGACAACCCGCTTCAGCGGAACGGAAGGCGGTGGCATTATTAAAAAGGTTCCGACCATGATTCGAGAGAACGGACTGCTCGGTGCATTGGCTTTCGCGTGTGAAAAGAAAAAGGATGGCACCTATAAAAACGGCGACTTTCACAAGGTGTTTGAACAGATTCTCGTGCATCTTCAAGATGAGCGAATCGGGGCACTGAAAAAAGTGGGGGCGCATGCGGATGATTTGCTGGAGCATGCCGTTCTGATTTCTTCTGCCCAGCTTCGCGTGATTACGGATGAAGCGATGGCCTATCTTGCATTTCTGCGGCGTTTTGCTTCTGATGAAAACGGAGAGAGTGATGAGTAG
- the cmr6 gene encoding type III-B CRISPR module RAMP protein Cmr6, producing the protein MKRWPILHFCGVLLLMKTERVMSRYLPLTTAVREVADLLSDQPDKVVSLYGQLAEIEHSPGSDNQKSKQAAPLLSKLCALEFNRVESASLRLEKFVHLGATTKDNEMNEVCKRINKLDLRCEDWHLPESLWRDGIELVMKLEGRLAIHLAGGVLENTGMCIHPHFNCPYLPGSGVKGVARHAAWAKWNETKSFEDALKVAWTFGYPTGDTMPQKEKARTRPEKDYLDNFLALRKPEWFGKEGRYKSFAGLVSFLPAFPLAGGFKVVADVLTCHHPDYYKGENERATDDESPIPQFFPVIESGSRFRFVLRPLRSVGEAELPFGAEVLEWARAFLIEGMTLYGAGAKTAAGYGWFSYNPDEEKRRLAQQEEARKRRLLEEKSVAIQSELYALADPSPFQFGEMKKRFDELVAMATAERMELPGKQRIEDALNRMKKKLPQASPLDQLREKWAKQNMNAVIKSDIAKFDKQKPEQKKLIVELLREPEGVGAEIWSQIRQGQKGNIAKGVTALRTYCKNELKLGKMP; encoded by the coding sequence ATGAAGCGATGGCCTATCTTGCATTTCTGCGGCGTTTTGCTTCTGATGAAAACGGAGAGAGTGATGAGTAGATATCTGCCATTAACAACCGCGGTGAGGGAGGTCGCGGACCTCTTGTCCGATCAGCCGGATAAAGTCGTCAGTCTCTATGGACAACTGGCGGAAATTGAACATTCACCAGGATCAGACAACCAGAAGTCGAAACAGGCCGCTCCGCTGCTAAGTAAACTCTGTGCTCTGGAATTCAATCGGGTGGAGTCCGCGTCGTTGCGCCTGGAAAAGTTCGTTCATTTGGGCGCCACGACCAAAGACAATGAAATGAACGAAGTCTGTAAGCGGATCAACAAGCTCGATCTACGGTGCGAGGACTGGCATCTGCCCGAGTCGCTTTGGCGTGACGGCATCGAACTCGTGATGAAGTTGGAGGGGCGCCTTGCGATCCATCTGGCGGGCGGGGTGCTGGAAAATACGGGGATGTGCATCCATCCACATTTCAACTGTCCGTATCTTCCCGGCAGCGGCGTCAAGGGCGTTGCCCGCCATGCAGCCTGGGCAAAGTGGAACGAAACCAAATCATTCGAGGATGCACTGAAGGTGGCTTGGACGTTCGGCTATCCGACTGGGGATACCATGCCCCAAAAGGAGAAGGCTCGCACTCGCCCCGAAAAGGATTATCTGGACAATTTCCTGGCTCTCCGTAAACCGGAATGGTTCGGAAAAGAGGGCAGATATAAGTCCTTTGCAGGGTTGGTCTCTTTTCTGCCCGCCTTCCCGCTGGCAGGCGGATTTAAGGTGGTGGCCGATGTGCTGACTTGCCATCATCCGGATTATTACAAAGGGGAAAACGAGCGGGCCACGGATGACGAATCCCCAATTCCGCAATTTTTTCCGGTGATTGAATCCGGCAGTCGGTTTCGTTTTGTACTGCGGCCGTTGAGGAGTGTCGGAGAAGCGGAACTGCCTTTCGGTGCTGAGGTACTGGAATGGGCGCGTGCATTTCTGATTGAGGGTATGACTCTTTACGGTGCGGGTGCCAAAACCGCCGCCGGATACGGTTGGTTCTCATATAACCCGGATGAGGAAAAAAGACGTCTTGCGCAGCAGGAGGAGGCGCGTAAACGCCGGTTACTGGAGGAAAAGTCCGTCGCCATCCAGTCGGAGCTCTATGCGCTGGCGGATCCGTCGCCGTTTCAGTTCGGCGAGATGAAGAAACGCTTCGACGAACTGGTTGCTATGGCAACGGCGGAGCGGATGGAGTTGCCCGGGAAACAGCGCATTGAAGATGCACTCAACCGCATGAAAAAGAAGTTGCCTCAGGCATCGCCGCTGGATCAGCTGCGCGAAAAATGGGCGAAGCAGAATATGAACGCGGTGATCAAAAGCGATATCGCAAAATTTGATAAGCAGAAGCCGGAACAGAAGAAGCTGATCGTGGAACTGCTGCGCGAGCCGGAGGGAGTCGGTGCGGAAATCTGGAGCCAGATCCGGCAGGGACAGAAGGGCAATATCGCTAAGGGTGTGACGGCTCTTCGAACCTATTGTAAAAACGAACTTAAACTGGGAAAAATGCCATAA
- the cmr1 gene encoding type III-B CRISPR module RAMP protein Cmr1, whose product MKTLFDGTMEIITPCFCAGADQSKAEIRAPSIRGELRWWFRALGGTRQLEAEVFGSIKVTKGERVISENQASTLIVRVSDLRKTGAESGQMPSNHRFFVKTRLDSGSAAMIPAGWSFRLQILQAKHTSCDDLIDFAVRCFMTLGGLGLRSNRGLGAVQTMTKQSDFQSLENDLCSRGFEVFTFPVQQSALDALVVLEEQIKSFREQEGVQKDSNNAMGFVQRRKRHASCLRTRPLKMENETFLPIMFYSEAAMGNVTGLRSKLKAHFA is encoded by the coding sequence ATGAAAACACTCTTTGATGGAACGATGGAGATCATCACCCCCTGCTTCTGCGCCGGGGCGGATCAGTCCAAGGCGGAAATCCGCGCACCCTCGATTCGAGGGGAACTGCGTTGGTGGTTCCGTGCGCTGGGGGGAACCCGGCAGTTGGAAGCTGAGGTGTTTGGCTCAATAAAAGTGACGAAGGGTGAGAGGGTAATTAGCGAGAATCAGGCAAGTACTCTGATTGTCCGTGTTTCCGATCTGCGCAAAACGGGGGCAGAGAGCGGGCAGATGCCGTCGAATCACCGGTTCTTTGTTAAAACCCGCTTGGACAGCGGCAGTGCGGCTATGATTCCGGCCGGGTGGAGTTTCAGGCTTCAGATTCTTCAGGCAAAGCATACGAGTTGTGATGATTTGATCGATTTTGCCGTTCGATGCTTTATGACGCTTGGCGGATTGGGATTGCGTTCCAACCGCGGATTGGGAGCGGTCCAGACCATGACGAAGCAATCGGATTTCCAATCTTTGGAAAATGATTTGTGCAGCAGGGGTTTTGAAGTTTTCACTTTTCCCGTTCAGCAAAGTGCGCTGGATGCGCTGGTTGTGCTTGAGGAGCAGATTAAGAGCTTTCGCGAACAGGAGGGTGTTCAGAAAGACAGCAACAATGCCATGGGATTCGTACAAAGAAGAAAGAGACATGCTTCCTGTTTGCGGACGCGCCCGCTGAAAATGGAGAATGAAACATTCCTGCCAATCATGTTTTATTCCGAGGCGGCCATGGGAAATGTGACTGGTTTGCGCAGTAAACTGAAAGCTCATTTCGCATGA
- a CDS encoding TIGR02710 family CRISPR-associated protein yields MGIVENGSEQLVAIENPWNAVGWFEVRTAFELFNRAQYSNAAKVLSELLQKVQAHEVRVIVEFLRDIMQAVADWDAFQHARALKAMERAVRELPKVQGLIEAEFPELHLLLEWLETARDHLRALKIAKDGALPLSEPLCEELLSNALRRARLEGKYEDATARLYSLFEKEVKRRLLEQHNLDNSACLLDSIPETIRDDYSRYADEKNVCRFGLKGTVHLLQALGSQDLFVERYLEKEKEIDRAIGARNASILGHGTQPITEAKFDELLILVLFVLGVKEDEVLCIPKIQKS; encoded by the coding sequence CTGGGAATTGTTGAAAACGGGTCGGAGCAGCTGGTGGCCATTGAAAATCCATGGAACGCAGTAGGCTGGTTTGAGGTCCGCACGGCCTTTGAACTGTTTAATCGGGCGCAGTACAGTAATGCCGCCAAAGTGCTCTCAGAGCTGTTGCAGAAAGTGCAGGCGCATGAGGTGCGGGTGATCGTTGAGTTTCTCCGAGACATCATGCAGGCGGTCGCCGACTGGGATGCCTTTCAGCATGCCCGGGCGCTCAAGGCGATGGAACGGGCGGTTCGGGAGCTGCCAAAAGTGCAGGGGTTGATCGAAGCTGAATTTCCGGAATTGCACCTGCTGCTCGAATGGCTGGAAACTGCGCGCGATCATTTGCGGGCGCTGAAAATTGCAAAAGATGGAGCTCTTCCCCTGTCGGAACCCCTTTGCGAAGAGCTGTTGTCAAATGCTTTGCGGCGTGCCCGCCTTGAAGGGAAATATGAGGATGCGACTGCCCGGCTCTATTCGCTGTTTGAGAAAGAGGTAAAGCGGCGCTTACTTGAACAGCATAACCTCGACAATTCTGCCTGTCTTCTGGATTCTATCCCGGAAACCATTCGGGATGACTATTCACGATATGCCGATGAAAAGAACGTCTGCCGGTTCGGTCTGAAAGGGACTGTTCATCTACTACAGGCACTGGGTTCACAGGATCTGTTTGTGGAGCGTTATCTGGAAAAGGAAAAGGAAATCGACCGTGCCATCGGCGCCCGCAATGCCAGCATTTTGGGTCATGGAACGCAGCCTATTACAGAAGCAAAATTTGATGAATTGCTGATTCTTGTGCTTTTTGTTTTAGGGGTAAAAGAAGACGAAGTGCTTTGCATTCCCAAAATTCAAAAAAGCTAA